From the genome of Drosophila gunungcola strain Sukarami chromosome 3L unlocalized genomic scaffold, Dgunungcola_SK_2 000005F, whole genome shotgun sequence:
tttgaaatttcgCCTCGTTCTGGTATTGccattttgttaatttttatttttttttgtatttattttcatcgATTTTGCTGCTCGTTCGCTCTTTGTCAACGGCGACTTTTCCCTGTGTGTATATGTTTTTCTAGAGAAAGATCTGTGGCATCAGAAGACGAGCAAACACGTTTCCCCATATTTGTTTATCAATGCGCCCCAACGAGCAGCATTTGGTGCTGAAATCTCAAAGTCTATAGCCAAAAACATGTCACTTTTCAAATCCCTGTTATAGCTGGGATCAGCTTTACTCGAAAGAGTATTATATAAACTGGGCAAACTGCAAAAGTTATATTTAGTCGGACGCACGGGACTCGAGTCATTCAACCCGGTTGCACATGAAATGACAGAAAGTAAGTGCCCCATGCAATTGCAAGTGCGTTCGTGTGCCCACTCTGCGTATGCGCTATTTTTACCAATCGACCAGCCACCCCATTGGCCGCACTTCGATAATTTTAATTAGGCAGCTGTCGCAGACCATTCAAATTGTTCAGGTGAGGCGTCCAAAAATGACACATTGCTCATACGACGTGGGGTCGCAATAAGCTAAAGCTTCATCTCTGTGCGGTTAAGACAACActcgaatttattttatttgccactGTACAGCTGctcaaacataaatttatcGTAAAGTTCAATTTAAGTCATACATAACGCTCTTTAAGTTCTGTCCAATGAACTTGGTAAGGTATGATATGGGTCTGTGAAATAAGTAAGTAGGTAAGcaaattttgtatcttttgttTTAGGACATCcaattttaatgttgttttttatataaaacaataaaaataataaattatcaaatatatttataataataattcatatttCAAGTACCTATATTTTTAAGTACCCAAATTATAGTTTGGCTAAtggataaattaaatttacgtTTGTCTGGTTaattacactttttaaaaatttcacaaCTGTTTGAGAGCTGTCAATAAACTCTTCATCGATCATTGGCATTATCAGTTAATGACTTTACCCCTAGAGGCGAAGGTACTTGCTATGCTGCAAGAGCATTCAGAGATCTGCCATCAAGATCGAATCAGTTCAGATGGCTTCTAAGCAGAGGGAACCGGAATTGCACTGTTTACGAGCTCATTATCAGTTCATAAACAtgaaagcagcagcagtcagACATAGAACTTTTatgagttatttatttattaggcATTATTGTTACTTTTCTAAGAGAAAATACTAATAAACCTGTGACCGAAAACCGTGTCATCGCCGAGCGAGAGAATTATGGGGAGAAATCGGCTTTTTGGGCTCTTTATAGATTTccaatgtaaatatttacaatgtttatttataaaccatatacatataatatacATGTTCGAACATTGTGTATGCATGTTATGATCGTGCCAGATAATATTATGAAACTTTGCTGGTGCCCAATGGCGGATCCCGTGACTTACGCTGGATTTTAACGGGGTGTTAATGACTCTGGGAACGGCGTTTAGCAACTTAAGTTAGTTATCGGCTTTCGGCGGAAGGCAAACAGAAATGTCGCACTTGGCTGTGGACTTAATGACCTGGTCGTGATATCATCGATAGACAAATAAACGGCCGGCTGCCAAACGAAGCGTGAAAAGTGCCCAAGGTCGaggggcaaacaaaaaacagcgaAACTCTAACTATACagttctaaataaaaaacagtgCAACGGAAGCCAAGCAGTTAGCCAAATCTACAAATCCAGCGCACTTACGGCGAGCGGATTTTCACTGATATCCTCTTGGTCCGCAATCTTGGCCAACTCACAAATACACACGCGATCGATGGGCCCGAAAACTCTTAAAAACACGCGACctctttgctttttttttagaacaaCTGCTGTGGCCGCCGCGCCGTCACTTTTTGTACTGGCTTCTCTCAAGCGATCTGCGCCTCTGATCAGTCACATAAATATGTGTCCACTAACGAGACGTGAACAAGCCCAAAGCGATCATCATTTGTGTACACGGAGAAcaatttttgggttttaatgAGCACTACATGATTTGTTGTTTGactatttttagttttcaatgttaagtaaaaacattttatagtttataatTACTACACagttaaaacaattaatttctCTGAGTACATATAGAAAATGTTTAGTTAGTAAACATCAACTTGTGGCATTGTAATATGTTTTACATTTCATGGTGGAAAATAGTTTGTCACTTAATCGATTTGAGCTCATTAGCTTTTAacagtaaaaattaaaaataaatgtgaagaaatacaaaaaaaaatgtttacagtTGATAACTTATGGTTGATAAaaataaggtaaaacttaaaacataaTAGATgtagtttttatgttttacctGGTAATAAAGCAATGCCTCTATTTAAGAAACCAAAAAGATAATGGGATCTTTTTacaatatgtttaaattatatacgCATAGATGTTTCGAATTTGTACTAAACAAAGAAGAACAAATAGTGTTACCAAAACCAAACTTCTATTGCTACTTTTATCGCTCAGTGTATGTCAAACAAATGTTGTTTCGTGGGTGCTGGCAACAGATTCAGTcgctgttattgttgttagTGGCGCAGTTAATGGGCATGCGTGGGAAATTCTGGGACCAACAATACAATAGAATGTAATCGTTGTTCCATCGCACGTAGAAGTTTAATTACCCAGTTGTTGACCCGCAAAAACACGGCGATTTTCCGCAGAAATGCGTAGGAAAATTTCGCGAAAACGcaagtttttttatattgcgAACTTTCTCAAtcgaatttgatttatttataatggcgaacatttaaaattaaattcgtttaaaaataaccgCGACCGATTCGGCAAAATAAGCGAAAAAGTCGATTTATGATGGGATTCTTTAGCAGCTATGCCAGCTATTAGGGCCAATTTGTAAATGGCAACTAATTTGGTCCACAAATAAACAGCGAATAGAATTAAGGTGGGCCAGGTAATTAAATGTGATTACAAGGTCGTATGTTTTAAGGCAATTACATTGAGTTTATTGTTCGATAAGCTTAAAATTCGTATGGCCTACAAGTAGAAGAGTCAAAGTAGAAGTTGAAAATCGATTACATATAATCGATATATCATTGTGCGCTTTGCTTGTTAGTCTAGTCTTTTGTCTAATAACTACATATCACATATACGGATATTATCTGTACTATATTTAGTTGCTAGTAAAAACCTACACTACTTAACAAGGAAATAATCAATTGATGGGGAAGGCATAGTTCCCAATTTAGAAAAAGGTACGTGTAAAATTGTGTCCTGTAGTGTGGAAGTATTTTGGTTTCTAGCTGATTTCTCTTACTAATTTCTAAAGCGCTTGAAGCTTGAAAAGCATTTTGCATTTACCATTTGATGATATTTTGCAATGTCTTATcacaaagtgttttttttgttgacgaTACAGTTCTAGACCTGCATATAGCGATAGTTGGCAGTGGAACTACTGCTGCGATACTGGCCCTCGCTCAGCTTAATGTATTGGCCCAGGAAGTTGAGTACGCTGGCACTGCGGCATATGTTGTGCAGGCAGCCCAGCAGATGAGGCGTGAGGATGGTGGTCACTATATAGGCCACTTGGGGCATCCTATCCGTGTGTCCCAGTGGGCAGAGCCAGAAGCCCCGCCGCACGGCATCCCTTGTATGATGGGTGATGAAGGCACAGAGCAGGGAGCCCAGCATCAGGCTGGTCCTGAAGTAGTTCAAACAGGCGGTGCAGATGTAGAACATCAGCATGACCACTATAATACTGGAGCAGTGGAGGAAGGGCCGCTTGGAGAGATTGGTGGCATCCTGGGGGATCGCAATGGCTGATTCAATATGAGTTTATTGTGATATCCCAAACTCACCTCCAGATACAAAGAACGCGCCTCCACAAAGTGATCCAAGTCAATCAGCGATGACACAACGAAGCAGGTGAAAATCAATATCCAGCCAAACAGCTGGGAAGTTCGCTCGTAGAACTGCATGGCAAAGGCGATTCCCGTGAGGGCTCCAATGGCCGCATGGGTGGCATTGTCCACCAAGGCCTTCAGCAACGGATGCTGGGTCAGTTCCACAAAGTTGTCGCCCAGCAGACACGTAATGGTCACCAAGGTTGTCAGCACAATTCGCATATAGACCATATTGTGGCAGTGGGGCATCGATTTCTGGCTGCTCGTGCTCGTGCTCTACTTTTGCTGTGATTTTCGTTGTTTGGACGGAGTTACTTGGGGTTCGCCGGGGTTCACTTCACTTACTCCTCCTGCAGTTGCTCATCCACGTAATCTTCGCTGCGGTGGTGGCCACGTACTGCTGGCATTTTGTTTACCCCGGAAGTTGTTGTGAAATCCCGGCGATTTACAAGGATAATTATATTGTAATGGTTTTTGGTGTTACCGTAGTGGCGCTCGGCGAAATATACCATTTGGCTCAGTAAAATATACTGACATATATTGAATGCACCAAGTTTAGTGTAAAACGTTACAAAATACCACAGTGACCACTCGATAcagataacaataaaaatagaaGGTTCTTCTCTGtaagttattataaaaaaatataatccaAATATACTGTAAACCGTTTCAAAATTCCACAGGGACCATTTGATACAAATAACAAACTGAATTCAGGATGTCCTCTGAAACTTCGTAAAGTAAAAATTTGGtttgttaaattgtttataaaacaaacaataaccttatttatttaggtttccaaattaaatgtattaagcTTAAGCATTTGTTAACGATGAAagcaaattttttgaaaatcatttatattggttaaaaaacattgtttttaaaaaaaatgctagaCGTGTAGTGTTCATTTCCATGAACATCTACAgggaaaataatcaaaaaaggttgtttattaaatataaattatagctttattcaaatttttaaaagcaagcACTGTAAACGTTAAAAGGATAGTATTTGCTCTTGATAGCCTGGCGAGCATGAGCCACACGTTCGCCAGTGTGATAAGAATTTAAGATGGCATGATCCTCAGCAtccaatttaaaatcaaagacATTGAAGTTTTCCTCGATGCGCTTGGGATTGGAGGACTTGGGCAGGGGAACAGTTCCCATCTCAATCTGTCCACCAAACATGTTTGTGATCagtcatatattttttttgtaccattTATTCCAAATCCTTACCAAATATCGTATCAGCACTTGGGCAATGGTcttgttgtatttgttgccAATGGCCTGCACCTTGCCATCGTACATAAAGGTGGGCGTCCTCAGCTCCGCATTGTGTCGACCCAGTGGACAAGAAGCGGTCACCACAACTTCATTTGCTTTGCACAGAGCAATCAGTTCCTTCTGGTCCAACGCTGGGTGGACTTCGATCTAAAAATTGGCCAAAGGTTTACTTCAAACTAGAGGTCTAACCTTCAACTAACGCACCTGGTTGTGGATTGGCTTGATGTTGCAGTTGGCCAAAAGGCGTGTCAACTGCTCCGAGTTAAAATTGGAAACGCCAATGCTTTTGGTGAGGCCCAGTTCCACCAGCTTCTCCATGGCACGCCAGGTGTCCACATAATCAATGTCACTGTAGGAATATTAtgataaaatgttattttaaattgaggGTAAAATTATCGTTTGTGACTTTTAGCTCTCCCGTCAAATAATTCTAAATAAGGATTATTGAATAGGagctatatataaaatattagtgGAGAGCAGAAATCTAGAACTTAAGAATTCGcgtttaataagttttttatattaatggGTAAAATATTGTAGTTGGGATTTGTTGTTTACCACTTATTGAGATTTGGTGTAAATCAAAGATAACTAAAGAGGCAACGTCAGCCAGTTGAGTCGTATGTCATAACAAGttgtaagttttaaataaaaatcgtcAGATAGTTATTGAACTACTCACATGAGTTCCACCTCTCCATTGGCATCTTTGGGGATCATTTCGTTGTCGCCATGGTAGGCGTAGGAGAAGGGCCAGTGAATCAGGTAGAGGTCCACATAGTCCAGACCAAGGTTTTCCAAGGTCTTTCGGCAGGCGTGCTCCACCCTCTCCGGCTCATGAAAGTGGCACCAAAGCTGAGGAAAGAAATGTTCTCATTTAAGGATTATATTGTGCATTTCAACCCGAACTAGCCAACTGACCTTGGTGGTGATGAATATGTCCTCCCGCTTGATAACACCCTCGACTATCTTCTTCTTCACCGCTGCACCCACTTCACCCTCGTTGCCGTAGAAGTAGGCGGTGTCTATGTGCCGGTAGCCCACATCAATCGCATGGAGAACGGCCCGTTCGCAATCGCCTTCCACCGACTGAAATACATACAAGTCATCAATAACGTTAGACGTTCAATGGGCCTATTG
Proteins encoded in this window:
- the LOC128259399 gene encoding transmembrane protein 267; protein product: MPHCHNMVYMRIVLTTLVTITCLLGDNFVELTQHPLLKALVDNATHAAIGALTGIAFAMQFYERTSQLFGWILIFTCFVVSSLIDLDHFVEARSLYLEDATNLSKRPFLHCSSIIVVMLMFYICTACLNYFRTSLMLGSLLCAFITHHTRDAVRRGFWLCPLGHTDRMPQVAYIVTTILTPHLLGCLHNICRSASVLNFLGQYIKLSEGQYRSSSSTANYRYMQV
- the LOC128259398 gene encoding aldo-keto reductase family 1 member B1 translates to MSCSEEHRHSASNCVTVKMASKIEYFKHNDGTKIQPIGLGTFASVEGDCERAVLHAIDVGYRHIDTAYFYGNEGEVGAAVKKKIVEGVIKREDIFITTKLWCHFHEPERVEHACRKTLENLGLDYVDLYLIHWPFSYAYHGDNEMIPKDANGEVELIDIDYVDTWRAMEKLVELGLTKSIGVSNFNSEQLTRLLANCNIKPIHNQIEVHPALDQKELIALCKANEVVVTASCPLGRHNAELRTPTFMYDGKVQAIGNKYNKTIAQVLIRYLIEMGTVPLPKSSNPKRIEENFNVFDFKLDAEDHAILNSYHTGERVAHARQAIKSKYYPFNVYSACF